From the genome of Oryza glaberrima chromosome 1, OglaRS2, whole genome shotgun sequence:
TGAGAGGACATTATAAAATCGCATATTTTTCAGGGGAGATTTAAGATTTTCAATGCATGCATTTGGGAATTTGAGCGTTGGGCAACAAACGCTTTGGCACATCGATCCTCCTCCCCTGTTCGTCACAGCCCACGTACTGACAACGGGACACCGCCGGCCGGTTGGTGGGCCGGAGATGATGTCTGATACGCAATTGGAGTAAAATCTGATGAACAAAAGGACGAAATGGGCACCAAATTATAATGGTTTTTAGTGAGAACTGACGTGTAGTTTGTCTAGaggattcattttttttttttggtttgttgcTTTCTGTTACTCTATCATTGCGGGATGAGTAGACAAACACTATCCTACAAATTAATCCTGATGTATGCAGGAACACTGCTAGTACTACCACTAGTTTTATAGTTAAAAGTTACCAGGTGCCTCACCTAATaatttttaagttattttttttagtgtgaTGTATAAGTTATGCCgtacaaatatataattattggaAAATGGAcgaataataatatttttaaaaaactcaaTGAAAGAACAAATAATTTTTCCACATAATGAGTTCTCAAAAAGAAACTATAAGTAGGGCCTTCGTTTAGCGTCATCTGAGAAAACGATTGAGGCCCATACACCCAATGGTTCAGCTAGGCCCATCAATGATTGATGAATTTATCCGCTCAGCTGTTTGTTTGGATAATGAAATATGAGGGTGGGATTGGAAAATGAATGAAGGAATAGAATTAAATGAAAGTGGAAGAAttaatggttaggatttaaaattatcttttgctgggtgggaaatcatttctcTATCCCATTAGTCAAACACGGTCTCGGAAGTATGAGCTTTTGAGTTTGATCTTTCAAACAGAAATTATGTATGGATTTTACAGTAAACAGTGTCCAGTACCAAAGAATATActccgtatatatatataaaaaaaacccttcAAATCAATCGCCTCTCTTCACTCGTGCAGATCGTCCAGAAGCTGCAGGAGAAATGgaagtcgacggcggcgccattCCCGGCGATGTACTCGAGCGTGCTGGGCGGCATCATCCTTGACCCGGCGATGATGTCCGTCCCGCTCGACGACCACATGGTCCACCGCGGCCACGGCGTGTTCGACACCGCCATGATCCTCGACGGCCACCTCTACGAGCTCGACCCGCACCTCGACCgcttcctccgctccgccgccaagGCCCGCATCGGCACCCCGTTCCCGCGCGACACGCTCCGCAGCATCCTCGTCCAGATGACGGCGGCGTCCAACTGCCGGAGGGGGTCCATCCGCTACTGGctcagcgccggcggcggcgacttcctCCTGTCCTCCGCCGGCTGCGCCGGGCCGGCGTTCTACGCCGTCGTCATCCCGACCGACTACTCCCAGTGCCGCCACGGCGTGCGCGCGGTGACCACGTCGGTGCCCATGAAGCCGCCGCTGTTCGCCACCATGAAGAACGTCAACTACCTCCCCAACGTGCT
Proteins encoded in this window:
- the LOC127761511 gene encoding D-amino-acid transaminase, chloroplastic-like; amino-acid sequence: MGSYVQGEDEVPVYESGAEIVQKLQEKWKSTAAPFPAMYSSVLGGIILDPAMMSVPLDDHMVHRGHGVFDTAMILDGHLYELDPHLDRFLRSAAKARIGTPFPRDTLRSILVQMTAASNCRRGSIRYWLSAGGGDFLLSSAGCAGPAFYAVVIPTDYSQCRHGVRAVTTSVPMKPPLFATMKNVNYLPNVLSIMDAEDRGAFASVWVDGEGNVAEGPMVNVAFVTAAGELVLPAFDKILAGCTAKRLLALAPRLVESGLLKAVTTRHIAADEAKRCSAEMAFVGSGLPVLPIVEWDDQLIGDGKVGKTMMALSDLLWEDMKSGPDRIAVPYK